Proteins from a genomic interval of Zonotrichia albicollis isolate bZonAlb1 chromosome 18, bZonAlb1.hap1, whole genome shotgun sequence:
- the TCTN1 gene encoding tectonic-1 isoform X1: MAAPPPLWAFFVLILLLFLPPPPPLRAEEPADTAQARVRSAPAPVTDVARLCVCDLLVAQCDTNCCCDPDCSAEDFSLFTTCSIPVVMGDSQLCSQKAAVYSLDVEANPPERIFKIIDQVNPSIFCIHATNYEQALYFKSPEIPTAENFDELLDKFGGATFSAEPDSWNLDTDAQNPPEANETSRYEYGVPVQTEDAFLRLPSPVVSSWCSDANPAGFLVNQATKCIRSVSVEKCDSIQALSMLFYINSSILAVPKSSQMVNITVQSIVVQSVNGMRTLLSSSEALRLPMVLDGLCINAVLGVNYHITHTDTGEIIEAAAAFVLGAISREALSIEQSFEISFTQENTQPVPLSGNPGYVVGLPVRAGFQPQGSGIIQSSNKHSQLTILHSTSTQDCLAAQGARAPVLFGYNMISGCKLRITAAMKCQPLAQTLLDVLKGQSFPEFVASFGNSQAQDVLDWVPITQLHISEQSSCQIPVSLGIEIKWTKYGSLVNPQARIVNVTATITSSTLKQLPSGRERIIPVTSSVVFTDISSPAEPSYKAWPTINIKLPFDFFYPFV, encoded by the exons AtggcggcgccgccgcccctCTGGGCTTTCTTcgtcctcatcctcctcctcttccttccgccgccgccgccgctccgggcGGAAGAGCCGGCCGATACCGCACAGGCGCGGGTCCGCAGCGCGCCGGCCCCGGTCACGGACG ttgccaggctctgtgtgtgcGACCTGCTGGTGGCACAGTGCGACACCAACTGCTGCTGTGACCCCGACTGCAGCGCCGAGGACTTCAGCCTCTTCACCACGTGCTCCATCCCCGTGGTCAT GGGTGACAGCCAGCTGTGTAGTCAGAAAGCTGCTGTGTATTCTCTTGATGTTGAAGCAAATCCACCAGAAaggatatttaaaataattgacCAAGTCAATCCCAGTATTTTCTGCATTCATGCTACAAACT aTGAACAAGCCCTGTACTTCAAATCCCCTGAAATCCCAACTGCAGAGAATTTTGATGAGTTGCTTGACAAATTTGGAGGTGCAACTTTCAGTGCTGAGCCTGACAGCTGGAATTTGGATACAGATGCTCAAAATCCCCCTGAGGCAAATGAAACTTCCAGATATGAG TATGGGGTTCCTGTCCAGACAGAGGATGCATTTCTGAGGCTGCCAAGTCCTGTTGTCTCTTCTTGGTGCTCTGATGCAAATCCTGCAG ggtttTTAGTAAACCAAGCCACAAAATGCATTAGATCAGTAAGTGTGGAAAAATGTGACAGCATTCAAGCACTTAGCATGTTGTTTTATATCAACTCCAGCATTTTGGCA GTGCCCAAATCAAGTCAGATG GTGAATATCACTGTCCAGTCCATAGTTGTCCAGTCTGTGAATGGAATGAGGACTTTACTGAGCAGCAGTGAAGCCCTGAGGCTCCCCATGGTTTTGGATGGGCTGTGCATCAATGCAGTGCTTGGG GTGAATTATCACATTacccacacagacacaggagAAATAATagaagcagctgcagctttTGTCTTGGGGGCAATTAGCAGAGAAGCACTTTCAATAGAGCAGAGCTTCGAAATCAGCTTCACTCAG GAGAACACACAGCCAGTTCCTCTGAGTGGCAATCCTGGTTATGTTGTTGGGCTGCCTGTCAGAGCAGGATTCCAGCCTCAAGG ATCTGGCATCATTCAGAGTAGTAACAAACACAGCCAGCTCACCATTCTGCACAGCACATCCACCCAGGactgcctggcagcacagggagccaGAGCCCCAGTATTATTTGGTTATAACATGATATCAGGCTGTAAGTTACG AATTACAGCAGCTATGAAATGCCAGCCTTTGGCTCAGACTCTCCTTGATGTGCTGAAGGGCCAAAGCTTTCCTGAGTTCGTGGCCTCATTTGGGAATTCTCAAGCCCAGGATGTGCTTGACTGGGTGCCAATAACTCAGCTCCACATCTCAGAACAG AGCTCATGCCAAATACCTGTGTCACTGGGAATAGAAATAAAGTGGACTAAATATGGATCCCTGGTCAATCCCCAAGCCAGGATAGTGAATGTTACAGCCACAATCACTAGCAGCACACTGAAGCAG CTTCCCTCAGGAAGAGAAAGGATTATTCCTGTAACAAGTTCTGTGGTTTTCACTGACATTTCTTCACCTGCAGAGCCAAGCTACAAAGCTTGGCCCACCATTAACATCAAGTTACCCTTTGACTTTTTCTATCCCTTTGTCTAA
- the TCTN1 gene encoding tectonic-1 isoform X2, with product MGDSQLCSQKAAVYSLDVEANPPERIFKIIDQVNPSIFCIHATNYEQALYFKSPEIPTAENFDELLDKFGGATFSAEPDSWNLDTDAQNPPEANETSRYEYGVPVQTEDAFLRLPSPVVSSWCSDANPAGFLVNQATKCIRSVSVEKCDSIQALSMLFYINSSILAVPKSSQMVNITVQSIVVQSVNGMRTLLSSSEALRLPMVLDGLCINAVLGVNYHITHTDTGEIIEAAAAFVLGAISREALSIEQSFEISFTQENTQPVPLSGNPGYVVGLPVRAGFQPQGSGIIQSSNKHSQLTILHSTSTQDCLAAQGARAPVLFGYNMISGCKLRITAAMKCQPLAQTLLDVLKGQSFPEFVASFGNSQAQDVLDWVPITQLHISEQSSCQIPVSLGIEIKWTKYGSLVNPQARIVNVTATITSSTLKQLPSGRERIIPVTSSVVFTDISSPAEPSYKAWPTINIKLPFDFFYPFV from the exons AT GGGTGACAGCCAGCTGTGTAGTCAGAAAGCTGCTGTGTATTCTCTTGATGTTGAAGCAAATCCACCAGAAaggatatttaaaataattgacCAAGTCAATCCCAGTATTTTCTGCATTCATGCTACAAACT aTGAACAAGCCCTGTACTTCAAATCCCCTGAAATCCCAACTGCAGAGAATTTTGATGAGTTGCTTGACAAATTTGGAGGTGCAACTTTCAGTGCTGAGCCTGACAGCTGGAATTTGGATACAGATGCTCAAAATCCCCCTGAGGCAAATGAAACTTCCAGATATGAG TATGGGGTTCCTGTCCAGACAGAGGATGCATTTCTGAGGCTGCCAAGTCCTGTTGTCTCTTCTTGGTGCTCTGATGCAAATCCTGCAG ggtttTTAGTAAACCAAGCCACAAAATGCATTAGATCAGTAAGTGTGGAAAAATGTGACAGCATTCAAGCACTTAGCATGTTGTTTTATATCAACTCCAGCATTTTGGCA GTGCCCAAATCAAGTCAGATG GTGAATATCACTGTCCAGTCCATAGTTGTCCAGTCTGTGAATGGAATGAGGACTTTACTGAGCAGCAGTGAAGCCCTGAGGCTCCCCATGGTTTTGGATGGGCTGTGCATCAATGCAGTGCTTGGG GTGAATTATCACATTacccacacagacacaggagAAATAATagaagcagctgcagctttTGTCTTGGGGGCAATTAGCAGAGAAGCACTTTCAATAGAGCAGAGCTTCGAAATCAGCTTCACTCAG GAGAACACACAGCCAGTTCCTCTGAGTGGCAATCCTGGTTATGTTGTTGGGCTGCCTGTCAGAGCAGGATTCCAGCCTCAAGG ATCTGGCATCATTCAGAGTAGTAACAAACACAGCCAGCTCACCATTCTGCACAGCACATCCACCCAGGactgcctggcagcacagggagccaGAGCCCCAGTATTATTTGGTTATAACATGATATCAGGCTGTAAGTTACG AATTACAGCAGCTATGAAATGCCAGCCTTTGGCTCAGACTCTCCTTGATGTGCTGAAGGGCCAAAGCTTTCCTGAGTTCGTGGCCTCATTTGGGAATTCTCAAGCCCAGGATGTGCTTGACTGGGTGCCAATAACTCAGCTCCACATCTCAGAACAG AGCTCATGCCAAATACCTGTGTCACTGGGAATAGAAATAAAGTGGACTAAATATGGATCCCTGGTCAATCCCCAAGCCAGGATAGTGAATGTTACAGCCACAATCACTAGCAGCACACTGAAGCAG CTTCCCTCAGGAAGAGAAAGGATTATTCCTGTAACAAGTTCTGTGGTTTTCACTGACATTTCTTCACCTGCAGAGCCAAGCTACAAAGCTTGGCCCACCATTAACATCAAGTTACCCTTTGACTTTTTCTATCCCTTTGTCTAA